From the Leptolyngbya sp. O-77 genome, one window contains:
- a CDS encoding UbiD family decarboxylase: MARDLRGFLNQLEQRGQLRRITALVDPELEIAEIANRLLQSGGPALLFENVKGAEYPVAVNVMGTVQRVCWAMNMEQPEELEALGKKLALLYQPRPPKKISQAVDLGKALFDVVKAKPQRELLPPCQQVVLKGDEVDLTKLPLLRVYPGDAGKVITLGLMITKDPENKIVNVGVYRLQLQSKTTMTVQWLSVRGATRHLRKAAERGEKLEVAIALGVDPMLVMAAATPLPIDMSEWLFAGLYGGGGVHLAKCKTVDLEVPADSEFVLEGTITPGEVAMDGPAGDHMGYYGPANPNGPLIRFHCITHRKNPIYLTAFSGRPPKEDAMMALALNRIYTPILRQQVPEIVDFFLPMEGLSYKVAVLSIDKSYPGQARRAALAFWSALPQFSYTKFVVVVDKDINVRDPRQVVWSITSKVDPARDVFILPDNPFDSLDFATERPGLGSKMGIDATTKIYPESDRPWGKQLEPDPDTADLVSRRWAEYGLADLNLDEVDPNLFGYDMK; this comes from the coding sequence ATGGCGCGAGACCTGCGGGGATTTTTGAACCAGCTAGAGCAGCGGGGGCAGTTGCGGCGCATTACGGCGCTGGTTGATCCCGAACTGGAAATTGCCGAAATTGCCAATCGGCTGTTGCAAAGCGGCGGTCCGGCGTTGCTGTTTGAAAACGTGAAGGGGGCTGAGTATCCCGTCGCGGTGAATGTGATGGGCACGGTGCAGCGCGTCTGCTGGGCGATGAACATGGAGCAGCCCGAAGAACTGGAAGCGCTGGGCAAGAAGCTGGCCCTGCTGTATCAACCCCGCCCGCCCAAGAAGATTTCTCAGGCGGTTGACTTGGGCAAGGCCCTGTTTGACGTGGTGAAGGCCAAACCCCAACGGGAGCTGCTGCCGCCGTGTCAGCAGGTGGTGCTGAAGGGCGACGAGGTAGACCTGACCAAGCTGCCGCTGCTGCGGGTGTATCCGGGCGACGCGGGCAAGGTGATCACGCTGGGGCTGATGATTACCAAAGACCCCGAAAACAAGATTGTGAATGTGGGTGTCTATCGCCTCCAGTTGCAATCCAAAACCACGATGACGGTGCAATGGCTCTCGGTGCGCGGCGCAACGCGGCATTTGCGGAAGGCGGCGGAGCGGGGCGAAAAACTGGAAGTGGCGATCGCCCTTGGGGTAGACCCGATGCTGGTGATGGCGGCCGCGACCCCGCTGCCCATTGATATGTCGGAGTGGCTGTTTGCCGGACTCTACGGCGGCGGCGGTGTGCATCTGGCAAAGTGTAAGACGGTGGATCTGGAAGTGCCCGCCGATTCAGAATTTGTGCTGGAGGGTACGATTACCCCCGGCGAGGTGGCGATGGACGGCCCCGCAGGCGACCACATGGGCTACTACGGCCCTGCCAACCCCAACGGCCCGCTGATCCGCTTCCACTGCATAACCCATCGCAAAAATCCGATTTACCTCACTGCCTTCAGCGGTCGCCCGCCCAAGGAAGACGCGATGATGGCACTGGCGCTGAACCGGATTTACACGCCCATTCTGCGGCAGCAAGTCCCGGAAATTGTGGACTTTTTCTTGCCAATGGAGGGCTTGAGCTACAAAGTAGCCGTCCTGTCCATCGACAAGTCCTATCCAGGGCAGGCGCGGCGGGCGGCGCTGGCGTTTTGGAGTGCGCTGCCGCAGTTTAGCTATACGAAATTTGTGGTGGTGGTAGACAAAGATATCAACGTCCGCGATCCGCGCCAGGTGGTCTGGTCGATCACGTCAAAGGTAGACCCAGCGCGGGATGTGTTCATCTTGCCCGACAATCCCTTCGACTCGCTGGACTTTGCCACCGAGCGCCCCGGCCTCGGCAGCAAAATGGGCATCGACGCGACGACCAAGATCTATCCAGAGAGCGATCGCCCCTGGGGTAAGCAGCTCGAACCCGACCCCGACACGGCGGATTTGGTGTCGCGCCGCTGGGCTGAATATGGCCTCGCTGACCTGAATCTGGACGAGGTAGACCCCAATCTGTTTGGCTATGACATGAAGTGA
- a CDS encoding type II toxin-antitoxin system VapC family toxin: MAARYVVDASVLAHDLNPDRYTAEAANLLSGLVDGHELYIPEFCLLECTNVLWKQVRFNGFPQVDAESIIADFLDLPFQVVAVYLLLPNALKIALSHGLAVYDSLYIALALELGCPLASVDNRQVKAALASGVTLKPIADFSDQ; the protein is encoded by the coding sequence GTGGCGGCAAGGTATGTCGTAGATGCCAGTGTTTTAGCCCATGACCTGAATCCTGATCGTTACACAGCTGAAGCTGCCAATCTTTTATCGGGTTTAGTCGATGGCCACGAACTTTACATTCCAGAGTTTTGCCTTTTGGAATGCACGAATGTGTTGTGGAAACAGGTTCGCTTCAACGGATTTCCCCAAGTAGACGCAGAGTCGATCATTGCAGATTTTCTCGATCTGCCTTTTCAAGTGGTCGCAGTTTATTTGCTCCTGCCAAACGCTCTCAAAATTGCGCTTAGTCATGGTTTAGCTGTGTACGATTCGCTCTATATTGCCCTCGCGCTAGAATTGGGCTGTCCGCTAGCAAGTGTAGACAATCGCCAGGTCAAAGCGGCGCTCGCCAGTGGTGTAACCCTTAAACCCATTGCCGACTTTTCAGACCAATAG
- a CDS encoding DUF2232 domain-containing protein has translation MSAEPELAIADSPEPSPVQVNVAPAPLKLVETAFLSSTAGLLWLVSYYLSLVPWMRIVFPLPIALVYLRWGARAAWMSLLVTGLLLSVLMGPFLSALFIIPYGLLGVQLGFLWRRGAGWPVSIGLGAMLATFGLFARVLLTSAFVGEDLWVYLTRRIADLLEWLVTRLVDWGLLGVGALGQINLPAVQALTVGAFLLSDLVYVFTIHLAAWLLLGRLGNAIPEPPRWVRILLEEE, from the coding sequence ATGAGCGCCGAACCCGAATTGGCGATCGCCGACTCGCCTGAACCTTCGCCCGTGCAGGTCAACGTAGCGCCAGCCCCGCTCAAGCTGGTGGAAACAGCGTTTTTATCCAGCACGGCGGGGCTGCTGTGGCTGGTGAGCTACTATCTCAGCCTGGTGCCCTGGATGCGGATCGTCTTTCCGCTGCCGATCGCCCTGGTGTATCTGCGCTGGGGAGCGCGAGCAGCCTGGATGTCGCTGCTGGTGACGGGGCTGCTGCTGTCGGTGCTGATGGGCCCGTTTCTCAGCGCTTTATTTATCATTCCCTACGGGCTGCTGGGTGTACAGCTCGGCTTTTTGTGGCGGCGGGGCGCGGGCTGGCCCGTGTCGATTGGCCTGGGCGCGATGTTGGCGACGTTTGGCCTGTTTGCGCGAGTCTTGCTCACGTCTGCCTTTGTGGGCGAAGACCTGTGGGTGTATCTAACACGCCGCATCGCCGATCTGCTGGAGTGGCTGGTGACTCGTCTGGTGGATTGGGGGCTGCTGGGCGTGGGCGCACTGGGACAGATCAATCTGCCTGCGGTGCAAGCGTTGACGGTAGGCGCGTTTTTGCTCAGCGACCTAGTGTATGTGTTTACGATTCACCTGGCGGCGTGGCTACTGCTGGGGCGGCTGGGCAACGCCATTCCCGAACCGCCGCGCTGGGTGCGGATCTTGCTGGAAGAAGAGTAA
- a CDS encoding helix-turn-helix transcriptional regulator: MIPNSLFESLLDGILIATENELVIANDASRQICQRLMHQVQAEQRSPLQVPADVWQVCQLVTTGRIAKLTVQDGEYFVEPRQQIRMRSHWMTLAEGDRPYLMVILEDQDNLRRRAARAEARRFCLTRRETEIWELHRTGHTRQEIAQICYITLETVKKHLKSVRAKIDPWEAAG; encoded by the coding sequence ATGATCCCCAATTCACTCTTTGAAAGTTTGTTAGACGGTATTCTCATCGCGACGGAAAACGAGTTAGTAATTGCCAACGATGCGTCCCGACAAATCTGCCAGAGATTGATGCATCAGGTACAGGCTGAGCAGCGATCGCCCCTCCAGGTGCCAGCCGACGTTTGGCAAGTGTGCCAGCTCGTGACCACAGGACGCATCGCCAAGCTGACCGTGCAAGACGGCGAATATTTTGTGGAGCCGCGCCAGCAAATTCGGATGCGATCGCACTGGATGACGCTAGCTGAGGGCGATCGCCCTTATCTGATGGTGATTTTGGAAGATCAAGACAACCTGCGCCGCCGCGCCGCCCGTGCCGAAGCTCGCCGCTTTTGCCTGACCCGGCGCGAAACGGAAATTTGGGAACTGCACCGCACGGGCCACACCCGCCAGGAAATTGCCCAAATTTGCTATATCACGCTGGAAACCGTGAAAAAGCACCTGAAAAGCGTCCGCGCCAAAATCGACCCTTGGGAAGCAGCGGGTTGA
- a CDS encoding helix-turn-helix transcriptional regulator gives MNNNFLLQAIFESFIDGVLIVSDRGEVIYANRSAHEICRMLSSDGLKAMQLPSQIWRVCQMLVNNRALHQDTTVILEDEILTSSNSPLRIRVEWIALESVERPCLRVTLEDRMQSARKRAIAERERYGLTEREAEVWLLRHLNWKYKAIAASLHITVDTVKKHVHNIYAKRDAFEWAQE, from the coding sequence ATGAACAACAATTTTTTACTGCAAGCGATTTTCGAGAGTTTCATCGATGGTGTGCTGATTGTGAGCGATCGCGGCGAGGTCATCTACGCCAACCGTTCGGCTCACGAAATTTGCCGGATGCTGTCGTCTGACGGGCTAAAAGCCATGCAATTGCCCAGCCAAATCTGGCGCGTTTGCCAAATGCTGGTTAACAATCGGGCGCTGCATCAAGATACGACGGTGATTCTAGAAGATGAAATTCTCACCAGTAGCAACAGTCCGCTGCGGATTCGGGTGGAGTGGATCGCGCTGGAATCGGTAGAGCGGCCCTGCCTGCGCGTGACGCTAGAAGACCGGATGCAGTCTGCCCGCAAACGGGCGATCGCCGAACGGGAACGCTATGGCCTTACGGAACGCGAGGCGGAAGTCTGGCTGTTGCGCCACTTGAACTGGAAATATAAGGCGATCGCCGCCAGTCTGCACATCACCGTAGACACCGTGAAAAAGCACGTCCACAATATCTACGCCAAGCGCGATGCCTTTGAATGGGCGCAAGAATAG
- a CDS encoding RecQ family ATP-dependent DNA helicase, with translation MHLTDSVSAPEWARVRATFQLVWGYDDFRPPQGDIVRSLLSGCDALVVMPTGGGKSLCFQLPALLQTGLTLVVSPLVALMENQVQELREKRLPAALLHSELPPRQRQQTLWQLEQGKLRLLYLSPETLLSMPVWNLLSQPQVQIRGLILDEAHCLVQWGDSFRPAYRRLGAVRPALLAAKPAGTTLAIAAFTATADPQAQRTISEVLGLNQPQVFLQNPYRANLALSVQTVWSPRGRRRSLLQFIQARRGKAGLVYVRSRREGEDLADWLNQAGFRTAAYHAGLGPAQRRQIEQAWLGGQMPFVVCTSAFGMGINHPHVRWVVHYHAPLLLSEYVQEVGRAGRDGKPAEALTLVSDRPGWLNPDDRQRQQFFTEKARSQHQTAQSLIRKLPKAGPVAGVARQFPDGAIALALLHRNGQLVWDDPFHYRILPGATPQPFRADPAIRQMQDYLYTRECRWRLLLRSFGFAKEAEALRCQTCDRCGFCL, from the coding sequence ATGCATCTCACCGATTCCGTTTCTGCGCCAGAGTGGGCGCGTGTCCGGGCGACGTTTCAGCTGGTTTGGGGCTACGACGACTTTCGACCGCCGCAGGGCGACATCGTGCGATCGCTCCTCTCTGGGTGCGATGCCCTGGTGGTCATGCCCACGGGGGGCGGCAAGTCGCTTTGCTTCCAGCTTCCGGCGCTGCTGCAAACGGGGCTGACGCTGGTGGTGTCGCCGCTGGTGGCGCTGATGGAAAACCAGGTGCAGGAGTTGCGCGAAAAGCGGCTGCCCGCTGCCCTGCTGCATAGCGAGCTGCCGCCCCGCCAGCGCCAGCAAACGCTGTGGCAGTTGGAGCAGGGCAAATTGCGGCTGCTGTATCTGTCGCCAGAGACGCTGCTGAGTATGCCAGTGTGGAACCTCCTGAGCCAGCCGCAGGTGCAGATTCGCGGGCTAATTTTGGATGAGGCACATTGCCTGGTGCAGTGGGGCGACTCGTTTCGGCCGGCTTATCGGCGGCTGGGGGCGGTGCGACCGGCGCTGCTGGCAGCGAAACCCGCAGGCACAACACTGGCGATCGCCGCGTTCACCGCCACGGCCGACCCGCAGGCGCAGCGGACGATTTCCGAAGTGCTGGGGCTGAACCAGCCGCAGGTGTTTTTGCAAAATCCTTACCGAGCAAACCTGGCGCTGTCCGTGCAAACGGTGTGGAGTCCACGCGGGCGCAGGCGATCGCTCCTCCAGTTCATCCAGGCGCGGCGGGGCAAGGCGGGGCTGGTCTACGTGCGATCGCGCCGCGAAGGGGAAGACCTGGCAGACTGGCTGAATCAGGCAGGCTTTCGCACGGCGGCGTATCATGCGGGGCTGGGCCCGGCGCAGCGGCGGCAGATCGAGCAGGCGTGGCTGGGCGGGCAGATGCCGTTTGTGGTTTGCACGAGCGCCTTTGGCATGGGCATTAATCATCCCCACGTCCGCTGGGTGGTCCACTATCACGCGCCGCTGCTGCTGAGCGAATATGTGCAGGAGGTGGGGCGGGCTGGGCGCGACGGCAAACCCGCCGAAGCGTTGACTCTGGTGAGCGATCGCCCCGGTTGGCTAAACCCAGACGATCGCCAGCGGCAGCAGTTTTTTACCGAAAAAGCGCGATCGCAGCACCAAACTGCCCAATCGCTGATCCGCAAGCTGCCCAAAGCAGGGCCCGTGGCCGGGGTGGCCCGCCAGTTTCCCGATGGGGCAATCGCCCTGGCCCTGCTCCACCGCAACGGTCAGCTGGTCTGGGACGATCCGTTTCACTACCGCATCCTGCCTGGCGCGACACCGCAGCCCTTCCGGGCAGACCCCGCCATCCGCCAAATGCAGGACTACCTCTATACTCGCGAGTGTCGCTGGCGGCTGTTGCTGCGGAGCTTTGGCTTTGCGAAAGAGGCAGAGGCGCTGCGCTGCCAAACGTGCGATCGCTGTGGGTTCTGTTTGTAG
- a CDS encoding MBL fold metallo-hydrolase has product MYLTWLDNNFWMIDLDEVRILLDPWLVGPLTVGNQEWLLKVTHRTPPAIPGRVDMILLSQGLEDHAHVETLKALDKAIPVVCSPNAVSLVMGLGYRSVTALAHGETYTYETYAHKGVSIQAFPGSPIGPFLTENAYVLTGQTEGTRLYYEPHGFHAPTLEELAPVDVAIAPLMTVKLPLVGAIIKGQESAVELARSLQLRYLLPTGAGQAVDYAGLLPSLLKGEGGPAECRALLAQAGLATEVLEPKPGDRLLISPASSPETSSVAA; this is encoded by the coding sequence ATGTATCTCACCTGGCTAGACAATAACTTTTGGATGATCGACCTGGACGAGGTGCGGATTTTGCTCGATCCGTGGCTGGTGGGGCCGCTGACGGTGGGCAACCAAGAGTGGCTATTGAAGGTGACGCATCGCACGCCGCCCGCCATCCCCGGTAGGGTGGATATGATCCTGCTGTCGCAGGGGCTAGAGGATCATGCCCATGTGGAGACGCTGAAGGCGCTGGACAAGGCGATTCCGGTGGTGTGTTCGCCGAATGCGGTCAGCCTTGTGATGGGGCTGGGCTATCGCTCGGTGACGGCGCTGGCGCACGGCGAAACGTATACCTACGAAACGTATGCCCACAAGGGCGTTTCGATTCAAGCGTTTCCGGGGTCACCCATTGGCCCGTTTTTGACGGAAAACGCCTATGTGCTGACGGGGCAAACCGAGGGGACGCGCTTGTATTACGAGCCACATGGCTTTCACGCGCCCACGCTAGAGGAGCTTGCGCCAGTGGATGTGGCGATCGCCCCGCTGATGACGGTGAAGCTGCCACTAGTGGGAGCCATCATCAAAGGCCAGGAGAGTGCCGTAGAGCTGGCGCGATCGCTCCAATTGCGATACCTGCTGCCGACGGGGGCGGGGCAGGCGGTGGACTATGCTGGGCTGCTGCCGTCGCTGCTGAAGGGGGAGGGTGGCCCAGCAGAGTGTCGAGCGCTGTTGGCGCAGGCGGGCTTGGCGACGGAAGTGCTGGAACCCAAACCGGGCGATCGCCTTTTGATTTCTCCAGCCTCCTCTCCGGAAACTTCCTCCGTGGCGGCGTAG
- the rpmB gene encoding 50S ribosomal protein L28, which produces MSRTCELTGKKANNGYAVSHSHRRTKKLQQVNLQEKRVWWPQGKRFVTLRLSTKAIKTLEKKGIDAMAKAAGIDLNKM; this is translated from the coding sequence ATGAGCCGCACTTGTGAACTCACGGGCAAGAAGGCCAACAATGGCTACGCCGTTTCCCACTCGCATCGCCGCACGAAAAAGCTGCAACAGGTGAACCTGCAAGAAAAGCGAGTCTGGTGGCCGCAGGGCAAGCGGTTTGTGACGCTGCGCCTGTCTACCAAGGCGATCAAGACCCTCGAGAAGAAGGGGATTGACGCAATGGCCAAAGCTGCGGGCATTGACCTGAACAAGATGTAA
- a CDS encoding response regulator — MASHKILVIDDSRVIRNMVRDMLPKGNFEVLEAKDGVEGINLIHQEHPNLIMLDFLLPRMSGWEVFQEIQAKPELRAPLVLMSGRREEVTEKLPEPFEYFEFIEKPFEQKDLVEAIKSAMAKFKKWPQPVGAAAAAPASTASSSAEVAALNQKIDKMQVEIDTLKKQMAQLLTFIKQKLK, encoded by the coding sequence GTGGCAAGTCACAAAATCCTGGTTATCGACGACAGCCGAGTCATCCGCAACATGGTGCGCGACATGCTGCCCAAGGGAAATTTTGAGGTGTTGGAAGCCAAAGATGGGGTGGAGGGCATCAACCTGATTCACCAAGAGCATCCCAACCTGATCATGCTGGACTTCCTGCTGCCCCGCATGAGCGGATGGGAAGTGTTTCAGGAAATTCAGGCAAAACCCGAACTGCGTGCGCCGCTGGTGCTGATGTCGGGTCGCCGAGAAGAGGTGACGGAAAAACTTCCGGAGCCGTTCGAATATTTCGAGTTCATCGAAAAGCCCTTTGAGCAAAAGGATCTGGTCGAAGCGATCAAATCCGCCATGGCCAAGTTCAAGAAATGGCCCCAGCCTGTGGGCGCGGCTGCGGCAGCCCCAGCAAGCACCGCCTCCAGCAGCGCAGAGGTAGCCGCGCTGAACCAGAAGATTGACAAAATGCAGGTCGAAATCGACACGCTCAAGAAGCAGATGGCCCAGTTGCTTACGTTTATCAAGCAAAAGCTGAAGTAA
- the lipA gene encoding lipoyl synthase encodes MSQPVEQLPPEFTQEFSTSQPASSNPAVSVRPSLPDWLRRPIGNARDLSTVQRIIKKRQIHTICEEGRCPNRGECYSQKTATFLLMGPTCTRSCAFCQVDKGHAPMPLDPEEPQKVAEAVQLLGLRYVVLTSVARDDLPDGGAGWFAQTMAAIRLRNPDTQVEVLTPDFWGGPGGEAAQLERIQTVVNAQPACYNHNVETVRRLQGPVRRGAKYERSLFVLQQVKVLNPQIPTKSGLMLGHGETEAEVLETLRDLRAVGCDRLTLGQYMQPSLDHLPVQKYWTPAEFERLGAIAREMGFRHVRSGPLVRSSYHAGEEA; translated from the coding sequence ATGAGCCAACCTGTAGAACAGTTGCCTCCAGAATTTACGCAGGAATTTTCTACGTCGCAGCCTGCAAGCTCGAATCCTGCTGTCTCTGTGCGACCCAGCTTGCCCGACTGGCTACGGCGACCCATCGGCAATGCCCGCGACCTGTCCACGGTTCAGCGAATCATCAAAAAGCGGCAGATCCACACCATCTGCGAAGAGGGGCGCTGTCCCAACCGGGGCGAGTGCTACAGTCAGAAGACCGCTACGTTTCTGCTGATGGGGCCGACCTGCACGCGCAGTTGCGCCTTTTGCCAGGTGGATAAAGGTCACGCCCCGATGCCGCTCGATCCAGAGGAGCCGCAAAAAGTGGCGGAGGCGGTGCAGCTTTTGGGGTTGCGCTATGTAGTGCTGACTTCGGTGGCGCGGGATGATCTGCCTGATGGTGGCGCAGGCTGGTTCGCTCAGACGATGGCGGCAATTCGGCTGCGAAACCCTGATACCCAGGTCGAGGTGCTGACTCCAGATTTTTGGGGTGGCCCTGGGGGCGAAGCCGCCCAGCTCGAGCGCATCCAAACCGTGGTGAATGCCCAACCTGCCTGCTATAACCACAATGTGGAAACGGTGCGGCGGCTGCAAGGGCCCGTGCGGCGGGGGGCAAAGTATGAGCGATCGCTCTTTGTCTTGCAGCAGGTCAAGGTCTTGAACCCCCAGATTCCCACCAAATCGGGGCTGATGCTGGGGCATGGCGAAACCGAGGCGGAGGTGTTGGAAACCCTGCGGGATTTACGTGCTGTAGGCTGCGATCGCCTCACGCTGGGTCAATATATGCAGCCGTCGCTCGACCATTTGCCCGTGCAGAAATATTGGACACCTGCCGAATTTGAGCGGCTGGGGGCGATCGCCCGCGAGATGGGCTTTCGCCATGTGCGCTCTGGCCCGCTGGTGCGGAGTTCGTATCACGCAGGCGAAGAGGCATAG
- a CDS encoding PspA/IM30 family protein: MGLLDRIWRVIRANLNSLISQAEDPEKILEQTVIDMQEDLIRLRQAVAQAIATQKRTERQQAQAEAQSREWYQRAQLALQKGEEALAREALTRRKTYQDTADALKGQIEQQSGIVAQMKQNMIMLESKLAEAKTKKDLYIARARSAKASERLNEMIGKYNPGGALAAFERMEQKVLDLEARSEAIAELNADKLEERFAQIESGGDIDSELAAMKAELIGKPAHELASGEPARQLPEDDDLTRLRSQLEES; the protein is encoded by the coding sequence ATGGGACTGCTTGACCGAATCTGGCGCGTGATTCGAGCCAACCTGAATAGCCTGATCAGCCAGGCCGAAGATCCAGAGAAAATTCTGGAGCAGACCGTCATCGATATGCAAGAAGACCTGATCCGGCTGCGGCAGGCGGTGGCCCAGGCGATCGCCACCCAAAAGCGCACCGAGCGGCAGCAGGCCCAGGCAGAGGCGCAGTCTCGCGAGTGGTATCAGCGGGCGCAACTGGCGCTGCAAAAAGGCGAAGAAGCCCTGGCGCGAGAGGCGCTCACTCGCCGCAAGACTTACCAAGACACAGCCGACGCGCTGAAGGGGCAGATCGAGCAGCAGTCGGGCATTGTCGCCCAGATGAAGCAAAACATGATCATGCTGGAAAGCAAGCTGGCAGAGGCAAAGACCAAGAAGGATCTCTACATTGCCCGCGCCCGCTCTGCCAAAGCGTCTGAGCGGCTGAACGAAATGATCGGCAAGTATAACCCTGGGGGCGCACTGGCGGCCTTCGAGCGGATGGAGCAAAAGGTGCTAGATCTGGAAGCGCGGTCGGAGGCGATCGCCGAACTGAATGCCGACAAGCTCGAAGAACGCTTTGCCCAGATTGAAAGCGGTGGCGACATCGACAGCGAACTGGCCGCGATGAAGGCAGAACTGATCGGGAAACCCGCCCATGAGCTAGCGTCCGGCGAGCCGGCCAGACAACTGCCCGAAGACGACGACCTAACCCGCCTGCGATCGCAGCTTGAAGAGAGCTAG
- a CDS encoding MOSC domain-containing protein: MQILNLFTKTASGKPPTPCDRLWLRRGLGIEGDAHARAGSPRQVLLGSAPVLMEHGLRPGDLRENILLDSLVEALVSGQVLQLGNAAQVRIMGECEPCAYLNTLQPGLAKRINGRRGVLAMVISDGMVQVGDRAIVLPQTFPAIPNDTRGKLHEFVARIPLGRVVRTTELLVALGLTASHYRAIPVMLKKAEAGLPVHRVVGAGGRLLTQHLPNQAERLTAEGVPIEEAAVPSVYSWEPAQFHALDV, translated from the coding sequence TTGCAGATTCTCAACCTGTTTACCAAAACCGCGTCTGGCAAACCGCCCACGCCGTGCGATCGCCTCTGGTTGCGGCGGGGGCTGGGCATTGAGGGCGATGCCCATGCGCGGGCGGGCAGTCCCCGACAGGTGTTGCTGGGCAGCGCTCCGGTGCTGATGGAACACGGGCTGCGGCCGGGCGACTTGCGAGAAAACATCCTGCTGGATAGCTTGGTGGAAGCACTGGTATCGGGTCAGGTGTTGCAGCTTGGCAACGCGGCGCAGGTGCGGATCATGGGTGAGTGCGAACCCTGCGCCTATCTGAACACGCTCCAGCCGGGGCTGGCAAAGCGGATCAACGGACGGCGGGGAGTGCTGGCGATGGTGATTTCCGACGGCATGGTGCAGGTGGGCGATCGCGCTATTGTGTTGCCGCAGACCTTTCCCGCCATACCCAACGACACGCGGGGCAAACTGCACGAGTTTGTGGCGCGGATTCCGCTGGGGCGCGTCGTGCGGACGACAGAACTGCTGGTGGCGCTGGGGCTAACCGCCAGCCACTATCGCGCCATTCCGGTGATGCTAAAGAAAGCGGAGGCAGGACTGCCCGTGCATCGCGTGGTGGGCGCAGGCGGTCGGCTGCTGACCCAGCACTTGCCCAATCAGGCAGAACGGCTGACGGCAGAGGGCGTGCCGATCGAAGAGGCAGCGGTGCCGTCAGTGTACTCCTGGGAACCGGCGCAGTTTCACGCGCTGGATGTGTGA